The stretch of DNA CTATTTAGGCTGCTGAAGAGGTGACGATTTAGTGACCTTAATCGCAAGTAATATACAAGCGATTGATAACCAGAATGTAAAATAGCCGATTGCCTGAAAATGTTCGCTCAAGCTACGATAGATTGGCATTTGTCCAAAGACATAGTCAATAACATCATTATGTAACGTCCAGATCGATGCTATCAAAATATGTTTCCACGTGAATTTATAGTTAGGTATATATAGTACTGCTTGTACGGCCATCGCAAAATGACTCGCAATCAACATCCATCCGACCGCACCAATTGGACTCCCTTCAAATTGTGTCCAAATGTTCATTACTACTGCCCATAATCCATATTTTACAAGCGTAATCAAAGCGAGAGCTTCAATAAGCTTGAAATTTCGGTTAATCAGCCATCCAAATAGAGCAATTGAGAAAAATAAGCTGGCTGTGGGACTATCGGGTACGAAAATCAAGAAAATCGGATCCGTTATTGCAAGTTGCCACCCATACCAGTAATACCCATAAGCAGTTCCTAAAATATTTACGATGAGCAACAACCACATGAATGATTTATGAAATAATATGAATTTAATTTGAGTAAGTAAAGTATGCACTTCCTACGACTCCTTTATGTACAAAAAAAGAGCCAGTTTCCTGACTCTCTTTTTAAAATCAATTATGGTGTTAACTCATCAATGAATGTAGCTAACTCTTTTAATTCTTCTTCAGTACCTTTGAACGAGCCAGCTGGCATTGTACCTTTACCATTTTTCGCGATTTCCATAATTTCTTCAGCCGTTTTATCAGTAGCTGCTAAAGATGGACCGATACCACCTTCAAATGCATTACCGTGACAGCCTATACAAGATGCTTCAGAGTAAATTTTATACCCTTCCGCTTCTGTGTCGAATTGTGCTTCTTCACGAATTTCACCTTGAGCTTTTGCTGCTTCCCAGTCATGGTTGACCACTGATTCCCAAGTAAGGTAAATCATTGATGCCAATGCAAGTAGCATAAATGCCGTTGGTAAAGGACGTTTAAATGGACGACGTTCTGGACCTTTGTCCAAGAATGGTGCAAGCATTAGTGCACCAAACGCAAGTCCTGGAATAACGATTGCTCCGATAACATTATATGGACCAGAAGCAAATTCATATTTTAACAATTGATATAAGAACAAGAAATACCAGTCCGGTAGTGGAATGTAACCTGTATCTGTTGGATCCGCTTGGCGTTCAAGTGGTGATGGATGTGCAACAGTCAAGATTAAATAACCAATTAAGAAAACGGAACCAACCAACCATTCTTTCAATAAAAAGTTTGGCCAGAAAGCTTCTGTTTTACCCGGATACTCGGAATAGTCTTTTGGAATATTCGGTTTGCGATTAGCAGGTACACGAGAATCCCCGACAAATTTCATCCCTTTTCCGCGATGCATATTGTCCCCTCCTTTTAGAAATCATCAAAGACGCTGTTTTTTTACAACGGTCCTGAAATACCTTGTTTACGAATCATGATAAAGTGTGCTGCAAGCAACCCAAGCAAAGCAGCTGGTAAGAAGAATACATGAATCGCAAAGAATCGTGTTAGCGTTTGTGCACCGAGAATGTGTTCATCGCCGGCTAACAAGGTTTTAATAGCTCCTCCGATAAATGGCACGGATGCAGCAATTTCAATACCTACTTTCGTTGCAAACAACGCTTTCATGTCCCAAGGAAGTAGGTAACCCGTGAATCCTAAACCTAACATGACGCCTAAAATCAATACGCCGACAACCCAGTTAAGTTCACGAGGTTTTTTATAAGAACCTGTAAAGAATACACGTAATGTATGAAGGAAAATCATAACGATTACAAGTGAAGCTCCCCAGTGATGCATACCACGCACAATTTCACCGAATGCTACTTCGTTTTGTAAGTAGTAAACGGATTTCCATGCATTTTCAATATCTGGCGTATAGTACATTGTTAAAAACATACCCGAAAGAATTTGAATCACAGTGACGAAGAACGTTAAGCCCCCGAAACAATAAACGAATGCTGAAAAATGATGTGCAGGGTTAACGTGCTCTGGAACTTCATGATCTGCAATATCACGCCAAATAGGAGTAATATCCAGACGTTCATCCACCCAATCATAAATCTTATTTAGCACTGACGTCGTACCCCCTTACTTTAAACTAATGTATTTGGTCGTGTTTTACCGATTTGTAAAAGACCATCTTTCACACGTACTTCGAACTCATCCAACGGACCTAGAGGTGGTGTTTTTGGTACGTTCTTACCATTCTTCTCATATCGACCACCGTGACATGGACAGAAGAATTGGTCCGGGTGATCCGGGCTACCTGCCCAGTTTACCGTACAACCTAAATGTTTACATACTGGAGATAGCGCGATAATTTTGTCGCCCTTTTTGTAAACCCATGCAGTGCTTGTGACTTCAGATGTATACCATGCATCTACTTGTTCAAATGAAAAGTCTACGCGTTCCGGCACATCAGTGATATCAGCCACTTTTTTATCAGTTGGTACAAAGTCTCCGCCTCCAGCTTTTTGCAATACTGGATCGATTGCAAAACGAACCATCGGCATTAACATACCTGCAGCCATAAACCCACCAACACCGGTTAGTGTGTAGTTTAGGAATTGACGTCTTGATACACGATTGTTACTCATCCTTTTCCCCCCTCTAACTTTAAAGGTCAGTCCAACGGACATACTTATACAAAAAATAGTAAAACTAGGACAGTTCTATGATAGCTCAATAAAAAACGGAGGTCAATATTCCTTTAGTTGCGAACATCTACTTTGTGAACATTTCTTGAAGCTTATTGAACTGCCTATTCCCAGCGATTTGCAAATACCGGAATTATTTGTCTCAATTGATCTTCCAGAACGGATTGACGCAATTTCTGGTCCATGTGTTCAAGTGGTATAGAAGGCGTATAAATAACGTTTAATTCACTTACTTCATTTCCCCACGTCATATCGCATGAAACAAAAAACAAGTGCTTAAAGCCCGCTTCATTCAATGTTTCCGTCCATTCATTCCCTAATTGTTGCCTATTGGAACGCTTCGTATACGATATCGGTGGCATTAACACCACTCGTCCTTTAAATTGATTTTCGATAAAAGCGGTAAGAGACATCAAAAATTCAGCGCTTGATGCATTTTGTTTCAGTTGGCTGGCTTGTCCATCGATTAGTAACAAAGGGATTACGGCTGTATCAACAAATTCTTTCTGTTCTAAAAATACATTTATATCTTTTGAGTTCCAGTACATATCTTCATTTCCTCTCAACAAAAAACTTCATCGCATATACGATGAAGTTAAGATTTGGATGATTCTTTCATCCCTTGTAGCAATTTAGACAATTCAAAAAATCGTTCTTTATCATTGGCGTCCAAAGCTTCATCAATTTGTTTCAATATATGTTCTTCTCTAAATGAATTCATGCTGACTTTAAGCACTTCTTCAGCTATAAGACGATCTTTGTCGTTAATATGCAGGTATTTCGGCATAAATGGATTTTCTTCCAAAACCGCCAAATACTCTGAACTTGGTGGTACATTTGGAAAATTCAACTGAATAAACATGTCTTCATTTGGATTTAAACGTAAGTCGTGAAATGATTTCTCGGCATCTGCAGTCATTAAATTTCCTTTGTAAAAGCGAAAAGGCACGCCATTCGACTCTGTAACAGACATAACCATCGCTCTTGGGCAGTAATGTGCTTCTTCTACAAAATGTACTTTTTGGAGTAAATCATCATGACTTAACAAATAATTGAGGATCCATACGCATTCTCGTCGTTTCATTTGATATCGTTTCAAAAACCAACGCACAAATTCTTTCTTTTCCATCACAGAAACAGATGCGGTCATACTACTCCTCCTTTCACGACAATGATTCAATCAGGTCTTGCCATCTTTCTTCATGAGGTTGTAAAAGAACTAATTGTCTACCTATTTCTAGGGCTTCATCACGTTTTCCTTCTTCCAGCAGAAAATAAACGTATTTTTCCATGAACAACGGGTCTTCCTTATGATCAGTATATGCCAAAGAATAAAAATCGTATGCACGTTCAAAATTTTCTTCTTTCGCATAGGCATCAGCCGCAAATGGGTATAACGCGGACCAATCATCTTGATTATTTGAAATGATCTCAATCAATTCAATGACATCCTGATCGCGTTCTTCTGCGTGTAAATATGACACTAGAGTCAACGTCGCTTCCATATATTCTGGGTCCAGTGCGATTGCCTGACGCAAATGCTGTTCAGCTTCTATCACTTTACCTAGTTTCAAGGCCATTTTGCCGGCAAATAAATACAATTCCTTATCATATTCATCACGACTTAATCCTTCAAGAATTGCCTGGTATGCTTGTTCATGGTCTTCTAGCATGCTATAGGCTTGCGACAGGAGCAAGTGTGCAGAGAAATAGTCTGGGTCCAATGTCTTTACTTCGTTCAGTTTACGAACTGATAAATCATACTGCCCCGCTTGGAATGCGGCATAAGCATAACCAAAAAGCAAATCTGGCGTAACATGGTTTGATAGTGATTCTTCGTAAAAAGGAATGGCATCTTCATATGCCGCTCCAGCACTGTAAACTTCAGCTAAACGTTCGGATAAACGTACCCCGGCAATTTCATCTGTTGTGGTTTTTAAGTTTTCATATAGTCGTGCAGCTTCGAGATACTTTCCTGTTTCAAGTAAAAGTTCCGCTTTGGCAAAAATCAATAAAGGCTCTCCCGGCAATAGTGCTAGTGCTTGGTTGATTTTTTGCTCTGCCGATTCGTAAAACCCTTGCATTTGATAATAATCAGCTAGACTCAGTAATGCTTGTGGATATTCTTCCTCATGCCCTTCAATGCTTGTCAGCAAAAGTAAGGCTTCATCTTCTTCGTCAATTTCCATGAGTATCTGTGCTCTATCAATCTTGATCTGCGCTTCATTAGGAAACAAAAACTGAAGGTGTTCCAGTATTTGTTCACCTTCTTTTAAATATCCAGCTTGAACTAGCATATTTGCAATCTCATATTGAGCATCTGGTTCCCCTGAAAGTTGCAATGTT from Paenisporosarcina sp. FSL H8-0542 encodes:
- a CDS encoding ubiquinol-cytochrome c reductase iron-sulfur subunit, whose translation is MSNNRVSRRQFLNYTLTGVGGFMAAGMLMPMVRFAIDPVLQKAGGGDFVPTDKKVADITDVPERVDFSFEQVDAWYTSEVTSTAWVYKKGDKIIALSPVCKHLGCTVNWAGSPDHPDQFFCPCHGGRYEKNGKNVPKTPPLGPLDEFEVRVKDGLLQIGKTRPNTLV
- a CDS encoding YpiF family protein; protein product: MYWNSKDINVFLEQKEFVDTAVIPLLLIDGQASQLKQNASSAEFLMSLTAFIENQFKGRVVLMPPISYTKRSNRQQLGNEWTETLNEAGFKHLFFVSCDMTWGNEVSELNVIYTPSIPLEHMDQKLRQSVLEDQLRQIIPVFANRWE
- a CDS encoding menaquinol-cytochrome c reductase cytochrome b/c subunit, which encodes MHRGKGMKFVGDSRVPANRKPNIPKDYSEYPGKTEAFWPNFLLKEWLVGSVFLIGYLILTVAHPSPLERQADPTDTGYIPLPDWYFLFLYQLLKYEFASGPYNVIGAIVIPGLAFGALMLAPFLDKGPERRPFKRPLPTAFMLLALASMIYLTWESVVNHDWEAAKAQGEIREEAQFDTEAEGYKIYSEASCIGCHGNAFEGGIGPSLAATDKTAEEIMEIAKNGKGTMPAGSFKGTEEELKELATFIDELTP
- a CDS encoding ReoY family proteolytic degradation factor, whose amino-acid sequence is MTASVSVMEKKEFVRWFLKRYQMKRRECVWILNYLLSHDDLLQKVHFVEEAHYCPRAMVMSVTESNGVPFRFYKGNLMTADAEKSFHDLRLNPNEDMFIQLNFPNVPPSSEYLAVLEENPFMPKYLHINDKDRLIAEEVLKVSMNSFREEHILKQIDEALDANDKERFFELSKLLQGMKESSKS
- a CDS encoding cytochrome b6; this translates as MLNKIYDWVDERLDITPIWRDIADHEVPEHVNPAHHFSAFVYCFGGLTFFVTVIQILSGMFLTMYYTPDIENAWKSVYYLQNEVAFGEIVRGMHHWGASLVIVMIFLHTLRVFFTGSYKKPRELNWVVGVLILGVMLGLGFTGYLLPWDMKALFATKVGIEIAASVPFIGGAIKTLLAGDEHILGAQTLTRFFAIHVFFLPAALLGLLAAHFIMIRKQGISGPL
- a CDS encoding DUF1405 domain-containing protein, which codes for MHTLLTQIKFILFHKSFMWLLLIVNILGTAYGYYWYGWQLAITDPIFLIFVPDSPTASLFFSIALFGWLINRNFKLIEALALITLVKYGLWAVVMNIWTQFEGSPIGAVGWMLIASHFAMAVQAVLYIPNYKFTWKHILIASIWTLHNDVIDYVFGQMPIYRSLSEHFQAIGYFTFWLSIACILLAIKVTKSSPLQQPK
- a CDS encoding tetratricopeptide repeat protein yields the protein MEISQQFIEAIEAGDLQTIQSLIETLQLSGEPDAQYEIANMLVQAGYLKEGEQILEHLQFLFPNEAQIKIDRAQILMEIDEEDEALLLLTSIEGHEEEYPQALLSLADYYQMQGFYESAEQKINQALALLPGEPLLIFAKAELLLETGKYLEAARLYENLKTTTDEIAGVRLSERLAEVYSAGAAYEDAIPFYEESLSNHVTPDLLFGYAYAAFQAGQYDLSVRKLNEVKTLDPDYFSAHLLLSQAYSMLEDHEQAYQAILEGLSRDEYDKELYLFAGKMALKLGKVIEAEQHLRQAIALDPEYMEATLTLVSYLHAEERDQDVIELIEIISNNQDDWSALYPFAADAYAKEENFERAYDFYSLAYTDHKEDPLFMEKYVYFLLEEGKRDEALEIGRQLVLLQPHEERWQDLIESLS